A single region of the Leptodactylus fuscus isolate aLepFus1 chromosome 5, aLepFus1.hap2, whole genome shotgun sequence genome encodes:
- the LOC142204911 gene encoding C2 calcium-dependent domain-containing protein 4C-like — protein sequence MLTMVGKEIARHYLPTFTNVLTPDNIPEFCIPPRHQSQKEMSLNPQYQSIPDLRTSVFEAVKPMLFDSHTIQVDSVEDTFEEENTNADPQSQAALSLPHLPKTQTCYGFCTLLESPNTRRKESLFHNDPSNPSILLPRSRCSTISCRGIPSSNGCSTLKSRPLKRSGTFDSDTTSSTDSSPFSSPLLHRSLPMTLLKAFNQDNKLSRAFKMSYKSSSLRNSSVSTDEDSSTDSSPCVTRRPSQEWSYHSPVNSNTGLLLSPGQFPIDNAVTLDTGGILRLTTEYRPENLRLRIRLVSAEGLYKESVDPKNISCYISISLVPSKNQKQRSTLIRGSRNPIFNEDFFFENLEPQDLLLKTLKIKVINKGYGVRRENVLGRSKLHLLNVLVL from the coding sequence ATGCTGACCATGGTGGGAAAAGAGATAGCCAGGCATTATCTTCCTACATTTACAAATGTCTTGACACCAGATAACATTCCTGAATTTTGTATACCTCCAAGACACCAAAGTCAAAAAGAGATGAGTCTAAATCCTCAGTACCAGTCCATTCCTGACCTCAGAACATCAGTGTTTGAAGCAGTAAAACCAATGTTATTTGATAGCCATACCATTCAAGTAGACAGCGTGGAAGACACTTTTGAGGAGGAAAATACTAATGCTGATCCCCAGTCACAAGCTGCTCTTTCATTGCCCCATCTTCCAAAAACACAGACCTGCTATGGTTTTTGTACCTTGCTAGAAAGCCCTAATACACGAAGAAAAGAATCTCTATTTCACAATGACCCTTCTAATCCCTCCATTCTGTTACCTCGATCTCGCTGTAGTACTATATCTTGTAGAGGAATTCCTTCATCAAATGGCTGCAGCACCCTAAAGTCACGACCTCTTAAACGTTCTGGAACGTTTGATAGTGACACAACATCATCTACTGACTCCTCTCCTTTTAGCTCTCCTCTGCTTCACAGATCTCTGCCAATGACGCTGTTAAAAGCCTTCAACCAGGACAATAAATTGTCCAGAGCCTTTAAGATGAGTTACAAGTCTTCTTCTCTGAGAAACAGTTCAGTTTCTACTGACGAGGATAGCTCAACTGACAGTAGTCCATGTGTCACCAGAAGACCATCCCAAGAGTGGTCATATCACTCTCCTGTGAATTCCAACACTGGTTTACTATTGTCTCCTGGGCAATTCCCCATTGACAATGCTGTAACTCTTGATACAGGAGGAATCTTAAGGCTGACCACTGAATATCGACCTGAAAACTTGAGACTCCGTATTCGTCTTGTCAGTGCAGAAGGATTGTACAAAGAGTCTGTAGATCCTAAAAACATCAGCTGCTACATCTCCATATCATTAGTACCAAGCAAAAATCAAAAGCAAAGAAGCACCCTGATCCGTGGAAGCCGTAACCCAATCTTCAATGAAGATTTCTTTTTTGAGAATCTGGAGCCTCAAGATCTTCTCCTGAAAACTCTGAAGATAAAAGTCATAAATAAGGGATATGGTGTAAGAAGAGAAAATGTTTTGGGGAGGAGCAAACTCCATCTTCTTAATGTTTTAGTGCTTTAA